TTTAAGACATTATTTAAAGGAAAAACACTTTACTGGTCAACAAAAAACCATAACATTCATTACTGGCAAAGGTATTCATTCCAAAGATAATGAGAGTATCGTTAGAAATACTTTTTTAAAGTTCTGTAAGGAAAACAAGGTAAAAGATATTAAAATTTATAATAATCAAGGGATTTTTATCATCAAGCTTAAAAGTTCTGTCACAAACTGACAAATGTTTAAAAATTGGCTACAGTTTGTATCATAAAAACAGTTGTTGTTATAGATAATGCTACTTTTCATAAAAACAAAGATGTATTACAGCTTATTACAGATGCCAGCAGATTTGAATCTAATTAAAAATAAATGGGTTGAGAAGAAAGCATATATAAGAAAATATAAGTTGCTGTAGCAGATTGTTATACGTACTAGTTTTATATGGATTTAGCTATATGTTGCAAGTTTTAAAGACAGCGAACCAGTTATTGGGTTTGGAAAGATAATATAATTGGCCTATTAAGAAACAAGCTAGTTTGATATTGTAATCCGAATTAAAATTTAATATTCCCATTTGGCCCAATAAGCGTTCCACTACTTGGAGCAATATGTGGTTGCGCATCTAAATCTTCGATAATAATCTTATAGGTATAAGTGTCGAGAACTGCTTGTTTCAATTCTATATCTGGTCGATACTTTTTTATTTCATTTACTAATTCTTCTTGAATATTTTTTGGAATTCTTGTTCTTGCTCCAAAAATAACTCTTTTGATAGACTCTTTAGGTATTTCCCAAACTCCTGGACCCCATTGAGGAGTTCCTTTTACTGCATGGCTTACCAATCTATACTCATCTTCATAATCCCATTCATTAGACTTTTTAAAAACCATATCGACATCTCTTTCACATGGTCTTTGATTTGTATAAATCACCTTTTTAAGAGAATGTATCACAGGATTACCATGATTATTTTTTTTACATTTTTCGATAAATATATTAGTATCAAAACCTATACAAATACCTTTATGTTGGCTTGCATAGTGACTCCACATAAGCATTTTATTATTATGCGGTGTTAAACACGTAACCCCAATTCTCTGAGATAGAGCTTTTTGCAGTTGATAACAATTACTATCCGTAACCGCATGTGGCAATGATCCAATAGGAAGCTCACTACTCCATAAATTTGGATAACAGTCAAATGGATCATTAAACTCTGTTGGAGCAGTAAATTTCATATGACCTTTTGTAATTAATTCAATAAAGTAATTTTTATCCTGTTTACTATTATCATGTATATTACCTCTATATTGATAAAGAATCATAAACTACCCAATCACCCTATACCCAAACCAATCAGGTTTTAGATCATATTTTCCATCATTTGGATTTAGATGAATATATTTACCATTTATAGAACTAAGCTCTAAACAGTCATCAACCTCCATAAGATTATCTTTATGCTGATGTAATGAATTTTTTAGTAGACTCTTTTTAGCTTTTTCTTTTGCTTGTGTTTTATCTGTAGCAACAAATAACCCAAATTCATGTAGCTCATTTAGCTTACTTTTAACATAGCCACCAAGATTTACAAAATATAATTTTTTATCAGAAACTTGAGGTTTATCTTGTAATGATATTTTATACCCATCAGCACCTTTGACAGCTTTATAACTATCTAGATGTAGACCTTTGACACTACCAAACCAATTTTTTCTAAGTTGCTCATATGTGTCTTCGATAATGTCACCAATTACAAACTGTATATCATGTAACTCAATATTTGCCTTTGGTGCACTACCGCCTAAATATACTATAAATAATTGACTCATAAACATTACCTAAGTTTAATTCCCTTATTAATTATAACTAAATTTATGAAATCCTGATACTAGTTCAAAATGACTTGGTTGTTTTTTATTTTCCATTTATTTAAAACTAAGTCAGCGTAGTGCTAGGCAGTTTTGCATATAGGTTCCTGAGCAGTGTCAAAGGACTGCCATGAAAAAAGTATGTCGCTATAACTTTATAACTTACTCAGTAAGTAGCGAAACATTATTTATAGACTTTCTTAAAAGCAACTAGCTATAATATAGAGATAACTCTGTGAAACTTCTTAAATAATGATAACTCTAGAAATCTGTGTAGATAACTACCAATCAATCTTAAATGCACAACAAGCTGGTGCTGATAGATTGGAACTTTGTTCAGCATTAGGTGTTGAAGGACTTACACCCTCACCTAGCCTAGTAAAGTTTGCTAAAGAAAATTTCACACGCTCACTACAAGCTATGATTCGCCATCGTGCGGGAGATTTTTATTACGATGAAATAGATCAACAGATTATGCTTGATGATCTAAAAACCATGCTTGAGCTTGATGTCGATGGTATTGTTATTGGTGCATTAACAAAAGATAATAAAGTAGATAAAGATTTTCTAAAACCATTTATTCAACTTACAAAACAAACTGGTAAAGAGCTAACTTTTCATAGAGCTATTGATCTAACTACAGATATATACAAATCTACACAAGAGATAATTATTCTTGGTTTCGATAGAATCCTGACATCAGGAACTGCTATCAATGTAATCAAAGGTTTAGAAACTATAAAATCGCTGCAACAACAATTTGGTAGCCATATCCAAGTAATGCCAGGTGGCGGAATTAACTCTGTCAATGTAAAAGAAATTTTAGAGACTACAAAAGTTAGAAATGTTCATTGCTCTGCTTCTAAGAAAATTTTACGAGGTAGTCACTCTACAGCATTTGCAGCTGCTGCTTTAGAAATTAAAATTAGTCAACTTGAAGAAATAAAATCTATAAAAAGCAGATCAGCAGTTAGTAGTTTCAAAAATGAATGATTAGAAAATAAACTGTTTAAACAAGTGAGAAATTTCACTTGAGCAAGCACTATGCTATAATTCCGCCATAATCATATTTAAATAATATTTAAAATGCAGAATCATCATAAACTAATAATTTTAGGATCTGGCCCTGCTGGCTATACCGCAGCAATATATGCAGCTCGTGCAAACTTAAAACCGGTAATAATAACAGGTATGCAACCAGGAGGTCAACTTACGACTACTACAGATGTTGACAACTGGCCTGGTGAACCTGATGGTATCATGGGCCCTGAACTAATGGATAAATTACAAAAACAAGCAGAAAGGTTTGATACCCAGATAATCTATGACACTATCAGTAGTGTAGATCTACAAAATAAACCTTTTAAACTAATTGGTGAAGTTGAGCAATATACATGTGATGCTCTAATCATAGCAACTGGTGCTACAGCTAAATACCTAGGGTTAGAATCAGAAGAGAAATTTATGGGCAAAGGTGTATCAGCATGTGCTACTTGTGATGGATTTTTCTACAGAAATAAAGATGTTGCAGTAGTTGGTGGTGGTAATACAGCTGTTGAAGAAGCACTATTTTTATCAAACATCGCTAAGTCTGTGACATTAATCCATCGTAGAGACTCTCTAAGGTCTGAAAAAATCCTTATTGATAAGCTAATGGAAAAAGCACAGCATGGCAATATAAACATCATCTGGAATAGCACACTACAAGAGGTACTTGGTGATGATATGGGAGTTAATGCTCTGCGTATTAAAAATATCAACACTAACAAAGAATCTCAAATTGAAGTAGCTGGTGTATTTATTGCTATTGGCCATACACCAAACACTAGTATTTTTGCTGGTCAGCTTGAGATGGAGAGTGGCTATATAAAAGTCAAATCAGGGCTAGCTGGTGATGCTACACAAACGAATATCAAAGGAGTATTTGCTGCTGGTGATGTTGCGGATCATATTTATAAACAAGCTGTAACTTCAGCTGGTACTGGCTGTATGGCTGCTCTGGATGCTGAAAAGTATTTAGATAATCTAGATCAATAAAATATAATTCTTCATTTCTTAATTTAAGTATTAGCTGCAGTATAATATTTAATTAATAAGTACTTTTGCTTTAAAATATCAGGTATGACAGTTTATTTAATTTTAAAATAATGTCACTTTATCTTCGCACCCAAATATTTATTGTCGCCTTGCTCTTTACAATGGTTTCGGCTTTTTTGCAAATAGCTCCAAGTGTTAATGGTGATTTTATATTAGAAAGGATAAATATCAGTGAAGTTTTATTTGTTAAATTATCGACACTATACTTTTTATCATATGCTTTATTACAAATACCTTATGGATATCTTATAGATTCAAAAGGATTTGAAAAGATACTACCTTTTTGTATCTTTCTAGTTTTAATAGGATCTATTATATACTGGCTTTGTGGTAATTATATCCTAATAGGCTTTAGTCGATTAATTATTGGCGCTGGCTGTGCAAGCTCATATATATTGGTAATATTCATAGCTACAACATATTTTAAGAAATCTATAATTCCATTACTAATAAGTTTAGGTGAAATATCTGTAGGACTTGGTGACTATTTTGCAGGAAATATTTATCTATATACATTCAAATGTTTAGGTTGGAATATCTCAAATTTAGTTACAATATCTATGATCTCTTTGCTATTTTTTTACTCTTTATTTTTAGTAAGAAAATTCAACAAAATCAAAATAAATTTATCCTCAGATAATAGGATAAAAGTGGCTTTTAAACAAATTATACATCAAATAATTAGATTAGCACGGAAACCTACTAATATAGCAGTATTTACATATTCTTTCTTTACTTGGGGTATAATCATGTCTTTTGCTGGATATTGGGCAAAAAGTTACTATATAAATATGCACCACTATAGTAAAGAATATGCGTTATCAATAGAAGGGATATATTGGATAAGTTTTTTGGCAGCTGTTCTTGTAGTTGGTGCATGTACAAAAACCATAGTGCAAGCTAAGAAATATATAGTTATATTAGCATTATTTGGAATGTTAGCTCACTTGATCTTTATCACACCGGTTTTATTTGGCTATCCTATGATTATAGTCATAACTATTCTATGTGGTATTTCAGGCTCAGGAATTGCTCTAGGATTTTTTATCATACAATACCTTAATAGCCAAGATAAAGGACTGATAATAGCTTTGAATAATTTATTTGTAGTATTAGGAGCAATGGCTGGACAAATAATTTTCTCAGATGTAATCTCATATGATTTCAACAAAATCTTTAAATTACCAAATAACCTTAATCCATATTTCCATAGTGGTATTATAATGCTTTTAATATGGTCTTTATTAGCCTTATTAGCCGTAGTTTTTATAATTCATGGAATATCAGCTTATCAGAAAAAACAATATAATAATGATGATTGATACTTGCTATATCTTACTTTTCTAGAATAAGATTTTCAAACCTTTAGATAGTGGCCACAAATTAAACAAAGCTAGTATTGCTAGGATGTAGAACCATTTATTACTAAAGGCTGAGAAGGCTTTAGGTATTTTATTTAAAAAATAAACTAAACTACCCTAAACCCACTATTTTGAAAAAATTAGTAGCTTAAATTGTAAAAGAAAATAGACTAAACCACAAAACATACAAGCTAAACCAAAAATAGATACTTTCATTCCACTTTGAAAATATAACCATGAGATAATTTGATTACCTAAAGCATTAATTAAAGCCCCTATCAAGCCCATTAAAGCGGAAGTTGTTCCTTTAGAAATATCAACACTAAAAAGAGTAAATCTTATTAAAGGTGCTCCACTAAACCCTAAACTAAATCCATATAAAATTAATCCGATAATAATTATAATGTAACTTTGTGCCACATATACTATTAAACAAAACACAATTAAGGAAGTTAATACTAATATAGCTCCTATTTTTATAAGTGACTTTAGAGAAAAGCTTCGACTTTTATTTCTCATTATAAAGCTTCCTAATAAAACTGAGCAAAAAAAAGGAAGATTCCATAAACCATACTCTATAGTGCTTAGATGAGAATTTTCTATAAGTATAATAGGCGCTATTCCAAGCCATACTATAAAAGGAACACTTAAAAAGCCTAAGCTTACAGCACCAATAAGAAATGTAGGTGAAATCAAAAGTTTACGATAATTATGATAAATTTTTACGAAATTTAATTTAAGGTTTTGACTTGAAGTATTATTGTATATTATTGTTTCAGGCATATGTTTTATTATACCCCACAAGGCTATGGCAGATAATGACGCAAGGATTAGAAAAATCACTCTCCAATGAAATATTTCTACAATAATCGCGCCTAACAAAGGACCTGCTAATGGAGCTGCATTAGCAATATTATTCATAATTGAAGTGGTACGTACGGCTGCCATTTCTGATAATATTTCTTGAACAATGACATAACCAATTGTACCTATAAAACATAATCCTATACCTTGTAAGAATCTACCAAGAATAAAGTAACTAATATTTGGTGAAAACATAATAAAAATTGTACTTAACAAAAAAAATAAGCAACCTAATATCATCACAGGGCGCCTTCCTACAATGTCAGATATAGGTCCTATAAATAATTGTAATGTAGTTCCACCTAATATAAAAATTGTTAATGAAGTTGGAATCATAGAAGATTCACTTTGGAAATCAGAGATTACTTGAGGCATACCTGGTATGATCATGTCATTTGCCAAATAGACAGCTAATTCATAGATAAGGAAATAACCAATGAAACTTTTATTTAAGCTTAAAACTCCTTGAGGATTAGTATAATCTGTCATAATTGAGTCCCTATAAATTAGATGATGGTTATATTTCTCAAATTTCTAACTTTGGAACGTTAAAAGTTACTGCAGGAGATACTATTTCTCTATTATAACAATCAATAATTATTAAATAAAATAATTTAAGAGCAGTATATTTTTGTAGCTATTGCACAAATTAAAATGAGCTAGATATATATTGTTTTTCATCTACCTCTCAAAAAGAAACTATCCAACTGTGCAAAATTAAGCTTTACCCAAGTTGGTCTCCCATGATTGCATTGCCCTGAATTCTCAACAGTTTCCATTTGTCTAAGTAAATGATTCATCTCTGGAATACTAAGCTTATCATTAGCCCTAACAGCTGCATGACAAGATATTGTAGCTAAAATATGATTTAAATAGAACTCGACACTCTTTGTCTTACTAGAAGAGCTAAGCTCTGTAGCTACATTTGATATTAAATCTTGGATATCTTTATTTTTGATATATATTGGTGTTGCACGGACAAGTATCGCATCATCAGCAACTATAGATATCTCGAAACCTAGTTTTTCAAAAATTTCAATATTCTCATCAATGGTTGCAACTATATTACTAGTTAGCTGACAAGTTAAAGGCATCAATAAATTTTGCTTAAATTTATCCGTACCTGCGTGCCAATTTTTTTTCATCTCCTCATAGAGTATTCTCTCATGTGCTGCATGCATATCTACAAGCACAATACCATCCTCAATTTGCGAGAGAATATATATACCATGAATCTGACAAATAGCCTGACCTAAACCCGTAGATTTTGGTTGTTGTGAGATACTAATTTGATTTTGTTGTGTGACTTGCTTGTCAAAATATTTATCAATCAAGCTAATATTTGTATCATTCTTTACTTCATCTTCAATGCTAATATCCAAGCTCATATTACCAATATTAAGCGGATTGTTATCACTAGTATGTCGCTCTTGACCAATTACTTCTTGATGACTGGATATTTTGATATCTGCACTAGTTGTTATCGCTTTATTGACACTACCAAAGAGAAAATCATAGATAAATTTTTGGTTCCTAAAACGCACTTCACTTTTTGCTGGATGGACATTAACATCGACTTCACGATAATCGATATCAAGGTAAAGTAAAAATGCTGGATAGCGATTACCATACATCACATCTTTATAAGCATTTTTTATCGCATGAGAGACAATTTTGTCTTTAATTATACGCCCATTAATATAGAAACTCTGCATATCAGCACGAGCTCGATTAAAGCGTGGACTAGCTACCCATCCCCATAGATGAGCATCACCAACTTGTTGATCTATGTAAATAGCATTTTCAATAAACTCGCGACTATATAAATCTAAGACACGATTATATTTAAGTTGAGCATCTTCTGCTACAAGTAAATCTTTGACCTCTTTACCATTATGAATAAGCTTAAAGGCAACTCCAAAATAGCAAAGCATATACTTCTTGAGTAAATCATAAATATGCAAAAACTCGGTATTATCTTTTTTGAGAAACTTACGCCGTGCAGGTGTATTGTAAAAAAGCTCACAAACCTCAATGGTTGTACCTGTGACATGCGCAGCAGGAATAACCTCCTTAGTATGATTATTGATTTGCCAAGCATCTTGATCACCTTGATATTTAGAGATAATCTTTAGCTTAGCAACTGAGGCAATACTTGCTAAAGCCTCGCCACGAAAACCCATACTAGCAACAGCCTCAAGCTCATCAAGGGTATAAACCTTACTTGTCGCGTGTGGAGCTAATGCTAATTCTAAATCTTGGTGTGCGATTCCTTTGCCATTATCTCTAATTCTAATCAGCGACTTACCACCCTCTTGAATTTCGATTGTTATTTGAGTTGCTCCAGCATCAATAGAATTTTCGATAAGCTCTTTGACTACTGAAGATGGCCTTTCGATAACTTCACCAGCAGCTATCTGATTAGCTAGGCTTTCTGGGAGAAGTTTTATTTGACGATAATCATGTTTTTGTGGTTGCATAGCTTGTTATAAAGGATCTTTTACAAAGTCTCTGGTGGCGCATTCTTTAAATAGCTTTTTATTGTTGATCTTACCGTTTTTATCCTCATAGCTATAGACATTACCTGCTGTCAAACCGCATAGTTTTTTTATCTTTTCAGCTTGAGTAGCAGATATTCTTTGCCATTGCTCACTCTTACCTAAGAACCCCCAATAAGCTCTTACGTATATCTTTTTACCGTTTTCTATTGTTCGAGCTTTTACATGATAGTATTTACCATCATGTGGATTTAGGACCGCACCATCTGTATACAGCGGACCTTTACCTTTAGCAGGATCGCCAGAGTCAGCTTTTTTGGCATTCCAAACAAATTCTAAGCCTTGATATTTATCTTTGCCACTTGAATAATCATAAAGATTACCATAAGCATCGCCTTTTCCACAATTTTTACAGTAAATAATTGGTTCATGGATTACACCATCATCAACATTTGATAATGGCACATAGATTTCGGCATTTAAATTACCGTACTGATTATCATAAGCATAGATTACAGCAACATTTGTTTTTGTAACATTATCTCGCTGCAACCAGTAGCCAGTAGCATAGAGGCTTTGCCAATTTTCTTGTGTATAAGCAAAAGAAACTACAAAAATAGCAACGATTAAAATAATCAACTTACGCAACATTATTAAAAATTATTTAGATTAGCTTTTAAAATAAATTATAAAGAAAATTTGTAATTATACAATTTTATTAAGAGAATTATTTGACAGGGTTTTGAATGCCAAAATCATAATTATAACATTCTTTAAATAACTTCTCATTTATTAACTCACCATTGTCATTCAAATATGGTGCATGTTTAGGAGAATCTTTTTTAGAGCTATCAAAACCACACTTTTGTCTATAAACCAGGTATTGATTTTTTGTTATTCTTTTCCAGTGTGCGTTTTTACCTACTGCGAACCATCCACTTCCTTTATAAGCCCTAGCAAACATTGTGTCTCCCCCATTTTGAACCTGTACCTTAGAGTTATAAGTCTCGCCACCATTTGGATTTAGTACTCCACCCTTATCATAAACCACACTCTTAGAACCCTTCTCCTCAGTACCAGCTTGAGGCTGTAAATTACCTGTAAATACCAAGCCTTGCATAAAGTTAGTATTTGGATCAGTATAGTTATACTTAAAGCCATTTATTTCTCCTTTTCCACAAACATCACAATGGATAGGAGCCGGAACCATTTTGTTATTATCAACTTTCATAATAGGTACAACGATTTTCATTTGTAAAGTACCTTTCTTTGCATACTCATCATTTTTTGCAAAGTAAGAATGAATAATGCCCTGTATTTTACCACGACCAGCATCATTATCCTCATCAAACTGAACCCAATAACCTTCTGGCGATAGTTTGTCTGTTGAACTGGACTTATCAGTATCTGCTGCAAAAGACATTGCTGTAGTTCCAAAAACTGCAATTGCTATC
This Francisella opportunistica DNA region includes the following protein-coding sequences:
- a CDS encoding DUF2971 domain-containing protein, with the translated sequence MILYQYRGNIHDNSKQDKNYFIELITKGHMKFTAPTEFNDPFDCYPNLWSSELPIGSLPHAVTDSNCYQLQKALSQRIGVTCLTPHNNKMLMWSHYASQHKGICIGFDTNIFIEKCKKNNHGNPVIHSLKKVIYTNQRPCERDVDMVFKKSNEWDYEDEYRLVSHAVKGTPQWGPGVWEIPKESIKRVIFGARTRIPKNIQEELVNEIKKYRPDIELKQAVLDTYTYKIIIEDLDAQPHIAPSSGTLIGPNGNIKF
- a CDS encoding DUF1543 domain-containing protein → MSQLFIVYLGGSAPKANIELHDIQFVIGDIIEDTYEQLRKNWFGSVKGLHLDSYKAVKGADGYKISLQDKPQVSDKKLYFVNLGGYVKSKLNELHEFGLFVATDKTQAKEKAKKSLLKNSLHQHKDNLMEVDDCLELSSINGKYIHLNPNDGKYDLKPDWFGYRVIG
- a CDS encoding copper homeostasis protein CutC; translated protein: MITLEICVDNYQSILNAQQAGADRLELCSALGVEGLTPSPSLVKFAKENFTRSLQAMIRHRAGDFYYDEIDQQIMLDDLKTMLELDVDGIVIGALTKDNKVDKDFLKPFIQLTKQTGKELTFHRAIDLTTDIYKSTQEIIILGFDRILTSGTAINVIKGLETIKSLQQQFGSHIQVMPGGGINSVNVKEILETTKVRNVHCSASKKILRGSHSTAFAAAALEIKISQLEEIKSIKSRSAVSSFKNE
- the trxB gene encoding thioredoxin-disulfide reductase, translated to MQNHHKLIILGSGPAGYTAAIYAARANLKPVIITGMQPGGQLTTTTDVDNWPGEPDGIMGPELMDKLQKQAERFDTQIIYDTISSVDLQNKPFKLIGEVEQYTCDALIIATGATAKYLGLESEEKFMGKGVSACATCDGFFYRNKDVAVVGGGNTAVEEALFLSNIAKSVTLIHRRDSLRSEKILIDKLMEKAQHGNINIIWNSTLQEVLGDDMGVNALRIKNINTNKESQIEVAGVFIAIGHTPNTSIFAGQLEMESGYIKVKSGLAGDATQTNIKGVFAAGDVADHIYKQAVTSAGTGCMAALDAEKYLDNLDQ
- a CDS encoding MFS transporter, with protein sequence MSLYLRTQIFIVALLFTMVSAFLQIAPSVNGDFILERINISEVLFVKLSTLYFLSYALLQIPYGYLIDSKGFEKILPFCIFLVLIGSIIYWLCGNYILIGFSRLIIGAGCASSYILVIFIATTYFKKSIIPLLISLGEISVGLGDYFAGNIYLYTFKCLGWNISNLVTISMISLLFFYSLFLVRKFNKIKINLSSDNRIKVAFKQIIHQIIRLARKPTNIAVFTYSFFTWGIIMSFAGYWAKSYYINMHHYSKEYALSIEGIYWISFLAAVLVVGACTKTIVQAKKYIVILALFGMLAHLIFITPVLFGYPMIIVITILCGISGSGIALGFFIIQYLNSQDKGLIIALNNLFVVLGAMAGQIIFSDVISYDFNKIFKLPNNLNPYFHSGIIMLLIWSLLALLAVVFIIHGISAYQKKQYNNDD
- a CDS encoding MFS transporter, whose protein sequence is MTDYTNPQGVLSLNKSFIGYFLIYELAVYLANDMIIPGMPQVISDFQSESSMIPTSLTIFILGGTTLQLFIGPISDIVGRRPVMILGCLFFLLSTIFIMFSPNISYFILGRFLQGIGLCFIGTIGYVIVQEILSEMAAVRTTSIMNNIANAAPLAGPLLGAIIVEIFHWRVIFLILASLSAIALWGIIKHMPETIIYNNTSSQNLKLNFVKIYHNYRKLLISPTFLIGAVSLGFLSVPFIVWLGIAPIILIENSHLSTIEYGLWNLPFFCSVLLGSFIMRNKSRSFSLKSLIKIGAILVLTSLIVFCLIVYVAQSYIIIIIGLILYGFSLGFSGAPLIRFTLFSVDISKGTTSALMGLIGALINALGNQIISWLYFQSGMKVSIFGLACMFCGLVYFLLQFKLLIFSK
- the mutL gene encoding DNA mismatch repair endonuclease MutL, which produces MQPQKHDYRQIKLLPESLANQIAAGEVIERPSSVVKELIENSIDAGATQITIEIQEGGKSLIRIRDNGKGIAHQDLELALAPHATSKVYTLDELEAVASMGFRGEALASIASVAKLKIISKYQGDQDAWQINNHTKEVIPAAHVTGTTIEVCELFYNTPARRKFLKKDNTEFLHIYDLLKKYMLCYFGVAFKLIHNGKEVKDLLVAEDAQLKYNRVLDLYSREFIENAIYIDQQVGDAHLWGWVASPRFNRARADMQSFYINGRIIKDKIVSHAIKNAYKDVMYGNRYPAFLLYLDIDYREVDVNVHPAKSEVRFRNQKFIYDFLFGSVNKAITTSADIKISSHQEVIGQERHTSDNNPLNIGNMSLDISIEDEVKNDTNISLIDKYFDKQVTQQNQISISQQPKSTGLGQAICQIHGIYILSQIEDGIVLVDMHAAHERILYEEMKKNWHAGTDKFKQNLLMPLTCQLTSNIVATIDENIEIFEKLGFEISIVADDAILVRATPIYIKNKDIQDLISNVATELSSSSKTKSVEFYLNHILATISCHAAVRANDKLSIPEMNHLLRQMETVENSGQCNHGRPTWVKLNFAQLDSFFLRGR
- a CDS encoding DUF2147 domain-containing protein codes for the protein MLRKLIILIVAIFVVSFAYTQENWQSLYATGYWLQRDNVTKTNVAVIYAYDNQYGNLNAEIYVPLSNVDDGVIHEPIIYCKNCGKGDAYGNLYDYSSGKDKYQGLEFVWNAKKADSGDPAKGKGPLYTDGAVLNPHDGKYYHVKARTIENGKKIYVRAYWGFLGKSEQWQRISATQAEKIKKLCGLTAGNVYSYEDKNGKINNKKLFKECATRDFVKDPL
- a CDS encoding DUF2147 domain-containing protein → MKKSKILASIAIAVFGTTAMSFAADTDKSSSTDKLSPEGYWVQFDEDNDAGRGKIQGIIHSYFAKNDEYAKKGTLQMKIVVPIMKVDNNKMVPAPIHCDVCGKGEINGFKYNYTDPNTNFMQGLVFTGNLQPQAGTEEKGSKSVVYDKGGVLNPNGGETYNSKVQVQNGGDTMFARAYKGSGWFAVGKNAHWKRITKNQYLVYRQKCGFDSSKKDSPKHAPYLNDNGELINEKLFKECYNYDFGIQNPVK